One genomic window of Corythoichthys intestinalis isolate RoL2023-P3 chromosome 18, ASM3026506v1, whole genome shotgun sequence includes the following:
- the LOC130906832 gene encoding G protein-activated inward rectifier potassium channel 3-like, which translates to MISTVVCSNGAPIQSRRCDSFDGRIESPTKKHLPAPQFQSITDQEDPQLQIQSSCSPAAMSFQQRDVQMSPMETTEEAPKPKQSHQGSKLKRFSSRWQSGGSFSRSNISLQTPETGNGSKTERKRRKLLGDPQSAYLTTGSQRQRYVSKDGKCRVNLGPIEDKRRFISDIFTTLVDLKYRWFLLIFTMCYILTWLTFGGIYFLGAWLRGDIAHVHDRQWRACYENVDSFLSALLLSLESQRTIGYGSRMVTANCLEGVVLLMAQSIIGSIIDALMVGCMFVKISRPQQRAQTLIFSKHCVVCERDDKLCMLFRIGDLRESHMVDAKIRAKLIKSRQTKEGEFIPLEQSELNLGYDTGGDRLLLVEPQTITHVINQSSPFWEIGAQRLKRESFEIIVILEGIVEASGMTCQARTSYTEDEVLWGHRFESCISLEKGAFRVDYSAFDKTFEVQMSKLSEKDRRSGTRQELAF; encoded by the exons ATGATTTCCACTGTGGTTTGCAGCAACGGGGCCCCGATTCAAAGCAGACGGTGCGACAGTTTCGACGGGAGGATTGAGAGTCCCACGAAGAAACACCTGCCAGCACCACAATTTCAATCAATTACTGACCAG GAGGACCCCCAGTTGCAGATTCAGAGTTCCTGCAGCCCAGCTGCAATGTCCTTCCAGCAGCGGGATGTCCAAATGTCTCCGATGGAAACTACTGAGGAGGCCCCAAAGCCTAAGCAATCACATCAAGGCAGCAAACTGAAACGTTTCAGTTCCAGGTGGCAATCGGGGGGCTCCTTCAGTCGCAGCAACATTTCCCTTCAAACACCTGAGACAGGGAATGGGTCAAAGACTGAGAGAAAGCGGCGCAAGCTCTTAGGCGACCCACAGTCGGCGTACTTGACCACCGGCAGCCAACGTCAGCGTTACGTTAGCAAAGACGGCAAGTGCAGGGTCAACTTGGGGCCAATCGAGGACAAAAGGCGCTTCATTTCAGATATTTTCACCACACTGGTGGACCTCAAGTACCGCTGGTTCCTTCTCATCTTTACCATGTGCTACATCCTCACATGGTTGACCTTTGGCGGGATCTACTTCCTGGGCGCATGGTTGCGAGGCGATATCGCGCACGTGCACGACCGACAGTGGCGGGCGTGCTATGAAAACGTGGACAGCTTCCTGTCCGCACTGCTGCTGTCTTTGGAGAGCCAGAGGACCATCGGCTACGGATCCAGGATGGTGACAGCCAACTGTCTGGAAGGGGTGGTGCTCCTGATGGCGCAGTCCATCATAGGCTCCATCATCGATGCTCTGATGGTAGGCTGCATGTTCGTCAAAATCTCCCGGCCCCAGCAGAGGGCGCAGACGTTGATCTTCAGCAAACACTGCGTCGTATGCGAGCGAGATGACAAGTTGTGCATGCTCTTCCGTATCGGGGATTTGAGGGAAAGCCACATGGTGGATGCCAAGATCCGGGCCAAACTTATCAAATCAAGGCAGACCAAGGAGGGTGAATTTATCCCGTTGGAGCAGTCAGAGCTCAACTTGGGTTATGACACAGGCGGGGATCGACTGCTGCTGGTGGAGCCCCAGACCATCACCCATGTCATCAACCAAAGCAGCCCCTTCTGGGAAATAGGGGCCCAGCGTTTGAAGAGGGAAAGTTTTGAAATCATCGTTATCTTGGAGGGCATCGTGGAAGCCTCTG GCATGACGTGCCAGGCCAGGACGTCCTACACGGAGGACGAGGTCTTGTGGGGTCACCGCTTTGAGTCATGCATATCTTTGGAGAAAGGGGCCTTCCGCGTGGACTACAGCGCTTTCGACAAAACCTTTGAGGTTCAGATGTCAAAATTGAGTGAAAAAGACAGGAGAAGTGGAACCAGACAAGAACTTGCATTTTAG